The sequence below is a genomic window from Serratia nevei.
CTTCGCCGCTCCTGGGCGCCAAAGGCTGGCGGTGAAGGCTGACCTTTTTCTGCGCCTCTTCGGGCTTATCCGTGTTGAGCCAAACGGCGGAGACGCCGCTGTAGGCTTTGGCATCCGCCAATTGAAAGGTATGGCGATCGCCGTCGTTGCGCGTCAACGTCATCATAGGGATCGGATCACCGTTCGCTGTGCGCCCCATACCCGGCGTCAGAAACAAAATCCGCTGATACTTGATGCTGGCCTGAGCACCGTTAAGGATGGCAAGGCGGGTGAGAAACTGCAGGTCTGACTCGTTGGTTTGGTCGATGTGAGGAATGCTGATGGCTGCAATCTCCGCCGCCAGCGAGGGAGCCGGCAAGTTATTGCGATCGGCGATCTGTTGCACGATATCGCCAACCGTTTTCTCGTGATAAGACAGGCTGCGCAATTGTGTCATCGAGCTGCGAAAATCCGCGCTGCGGGCGGTGATTTGCAGGGTATCCGGCGTGCCGCTGTGGATAACGGTATCGACGACGAATTTTCCCTGGCCGATTAAGGCGGAACCCTGCCAGCCGAGGAACAGCTCAAGAATCGCCCCCCGCTCGGGCATACGCAGCTGGCCGTCGCCGTCATCCAATGTGAGGCTGAGGGTGTCCGCTTTGAACCCGCTGAAATCCTCCATCTTCAGTGAGATCAACCGATCGCGGATATTCTCCGTGACGTCTTTTTCGCTCAGTGTCAGAATAAAGTCGGGGGCGAGTTTCGCCCCCACGGGTTGATAGGTTTCAGTGATCATAAGCTTATCCCCGTCGCTTTTTGCGCTTTATCGAGCAAGTCGGTCGCTTGCTGCCGCAGATCGCCAAACATGGCATGCAACGACTCATCGACGCGTTTCAGCGTGATATCGAAATTAATCTGTCGCGGCTGCCCATCCGGAAAGAAGTGGGTGCTGGTTTGAGAAATTTTCTGGATCACGAACATACCGTAAATGGTGCCGCTGCCTTCAATCAGCGGCCAGGCGCGGCCTTGCTCCGCCATGGTCTGCAGCGTGAGCAACGAAAGACGTCCGCCGGTCAGTTCCGGCAGCAGTTGACCGCTGAGCGTGATCGTCTCCGTATCGACGCCAAGAAACTGTGAGGTGGCACGTTGTCCAACCCTGTTGTTTTCAGGCCAACGGTAGTCCATCTGACGATTCATGGTTTGATAAGGGACTGTGCGTAACATAAATACGAACAGCCCAAGCGTTAGCATCATGATGAAAGTTCCTTATGCAAAGCGATAGTTTGAATAAACCGCGTTGTCGCTATCCAGCTGGTTCTGGCGATTCACATGGTTGATGATTTGTTCGACTTCCTGACGATCCATACCCGGGGTGGTATTGATGGTCATATGATTGGTGATGTTACGGTTGTTGGCCGTTGAGATAGCTCCCGGGGCCATGGCCGGTTGATAGTTCTGTACCGCCGCCCCCTCTTTCAGCGCGCCGGCTGCCAAATCGTTCTGCACGGTTTTGATTTGCTCATCATCCAGGTCCGGTGGGTTGGCGCTCAACAGGCCGAAGGCTTTCAACAGCCGTATCACGCTACCGCTGAGCTTGGCAAACATCGCGATCGGCGCCGTCAAGACGGTCGTCAGGATCTCACCGAACGCTTTGCCGTAGCCAGCGGCGCTGTTTAACCCTTCTTGCGTCATCTCGATCGGCGTCAGCAGCTCCAGCAGCGCATTAAAGCCGGCTTTGACCAGGCCGATGACCCCTTCGAACAGCGACAGCATAGGAGTGAAACTTTCGACGATAGGGGCGATGGCGGCGACGAAACCGCTGGCGACGCCACCCATAAAGGCGCTGATCGGCTCCCAGTACTTATACACTAAGGCGGCGCCGCCGATGATCGCTGCGACGACAGCTGCGATCGGTAGACTGAGCGCGGCGAATGCGCCGGCGATCATGCCGCCAACGGAGGTGAATACCGTGCCCAACAGGCCGGCGCCAGCCATCAGCATATTGACGGCGCTCAATGCCGGAGCGATGAAAACACCGATGGATGACAGGCCGCCGACCAATGCGGTAATGGCAGTGCCGACGGTCATCAAGGTATTGGCCAGCGCCGGGTTGGCCTGCGTCCACTGGTCGAGCGCGGTCAACCAGCCGGTAGCGGTTTGCGTCAGCTGGCGCAAAGCGGCAGTCTGTCCATCGAACAGGCCGATGCGCAGACTGTCCCATGAGGTGAACAGCTTTTTGACATCGCCATCCAGATTGTCGCCTTTAACGGTGACCAATAGCTGGGCCGCGCCGTCAACCTTGCCCAGGCTGCGTCCCGACGGCGCCAGTTGTGCTGCGGCTTGCTCCAGGCTTAGGCCATCGCGTTTCGCTGCGGGCGCGGCCGAACGCAGCTGGGTTTCGAGCTCGCTCAGGCTCAGTTGATAACTGGCGCCGGCTTTGGCCAATACATCAGCGATATTGCCTGCTTGAGCGACTGGCAGCTGAAAGGTGCTTTGGATCCCCGTCAGCGCTTTTACCGCATCCTCAATGCTGCTGCCGCTGGCTGTGGCCAGGCTCAACGCCGCCGGTGCGGCGGCCAGCACCTCCTGCGCATTGTAACCGGAGCTTGCCAGCGCGGTTTGTGCTTGAACGACCTCTTGCGGCGATTGTCCTTCGGTAGTCATGCCGGTTGCTTGCCGGCGCAAACCGGCCAGATATGGATCGCCGTTATTCAACCCCAACTGTGCCTGTACGCCCGACATCTGTTGCTCGAATTTCATGCCCGGTGTAAACAACGTCTTTCCTGCACCGAAAATTTCACCGGCCGTGTCTGCGCTTTGTGCGCTGAAGTCGCGAAACTTGCCAATTTTTTCTTGGCGACGTTGGTAATCGCTAAGCACCTCCTCACGTCTCTTTTGGCGCAGGCCCTGGCGTTGGTCGCGTTGATGAGTAAGGAGGCTTTGCGTCACGTCTGACTTCTTTTGGAATGTGCGTTGGGCAAGGGGTAAGTCGGTGATATCCACCTCTCTCGACTGCAATTGCTGTTCCAGACGCTGTTGACTGCGAGATGCGAGGGCTTTCCGCGCGCTTTGCACGACGTAATTTAAGTTTGCCTGTTGCGCCGTCGCAATATCCTCTGGAGAAGATAAGAACGCGGGCAAGCTTGCGCGGATATTGCGGATATCATCCAGTTCGCGTAGCGCGTCCGTTTGCGCCGTTTTGACCTTCAACAATTCGGCGAGCTGGGATTGGTTTTTCCGCTCGATTTTGAGCTGCTGACGATATTTGCGGACGGTGTTGTCCGCGTCTTTTAACGCTGCTTTGCTGCCGGTATCACTCATCTGTATTTACTCCGCTGCGTTGCAGCGCTCTGTGACGCCAGCCGATCAGCTCCGCCAGCGTCATGCCGTTCATTTCCGACGGCGGCCAGTGAAAAATCACTGCAATATCCGCCATCAGGTCATCTACCGTCAGACAGGGATCGACCGTTACTCGGCCGATGTCGGCGACAAAAAACCGATCACCTGGCCGGCCAGCGCGATCAGATCCGGCAGTTCAAGGCGAGCACACTCTTCCTTGGTCAGGTTCGGGTAAGTGACGCGGGGCAGAATGGTGATCAATGCGTCGACATCGGCGTTGGCCAGCGCCGCCAGGCCGATGCCGCGCAGGCTGCCGGCATTCGGCTTGGTTACTTGTACGCTGGTAATCTCGCTCTCTCCGCGTTTGATCGGGGTGTTCAGGATGATGGTATTTTCCGGGGATGCATTCAGTTCCATGGGGGTATCCAGTTTTTAATTTGGGAAAAGGGGCCAGCGCAGAGGCTGGCCGTTGAGGTGAAAAATTACAGGCCGATGGCGCGGCGGTGCGCCGCCAGCAGGTCTACGCCGTCGACTTTTTCGATCATGTTGACGGTATCGATCTCGATCAGCTCTTTGCCGTCGATGCTCAGCTTGAAGTAGGTGCAGTCGGTGGAAACCTTGGTTTCGGTATCTTCACCCTGCTTGAAGTCGCCGCTGTCGATCTCTTTATGACGACCACGCATCACCACCTCGAGTGCGGAGACGTCGCCGGTGTCATCGCGTTGGAAAGAGCCGGTAAAGCGCAGCGGCACTGCATCGATACGGCCCCATTGCTTGAGCACCAGTTCGTCAATGCCGCCCATGGTCCACTCCACCACCAGCGCATCATCGTCCAAGCCGAAGTCCACCGAGGCTGCGCCGCTCATGCCGCCGCCGCGGAATTTTTCCAGTTTGCGGGTCAGTTTCGGCAGCGTCATAGAGGAAACTACCCCCATGTAGTTGAAGCCATCGTTAAACAGGTTCAGGTATTTCAGTTTTTTTGGCAGTGCCATGATGCAGTCTCCTTAGCTGTTCACGGATGTGGCGAAATTCGCCAGGTAACGATCGGTAATGCACTGACGCAGCGTGAGATCTTCCAGTGGAGGCACCGGGGTGTAGTCATAGTCGATAAACAGCTTGCCGGCCTTCAGGGTCTCTTTATCGTTGGCGCTTTCGTCATACCAGCAGTCGCCGTCGATGATCAGGCCGGCGGATTTCAGTTCGCGGAACTTGGCCTTGATGCCGTCGATCATGTCGCGGATCAGCGTCGGGGTGAGCGGACGATCAACAGCCCACAGGTGGGCTTCAGCCATCGTATCGGCCAATACCTGCGCGGTGCGGGTGTAGTTTTCAAACTGGAACAGCGGCTCGTCGGAGCAGGTGCGGGAACCCCAGAACTTGAAGCCATCTTTGCGGATCAGCGTGGTGACACTGCCTTCATTCAGCAAATCGGCGTCGGTGCCGGCGGTTTGCAGATCCCAAAATACGCTGGCCGAGATGCCGCTCACGCCGTTGACGCCGACGTTGGACAAGGTTTTGTGCCAGCCGGTTTCCTGGTCGATCTTGGCACGCAACCCCAGTGCGCGCGCCGTGGCGAAGGCGATGTCGCTGCTGTTGGTGGCGGTGTTCCAGTTGATGAAGTCCGGCCAAATCAGCATCAGTTCGCGCTGGCTGAAGTTGGCTCGGTATTTGATGGCGTCGGACACGGTTTTGCAGCCGTAAGCGCTGATATAGCCGAAAGCGCGCAGCTGTTGGCAGATGCTGGCCAACGCGGTCGCCACTTCCTGATTATCATGGCCCGGTACACCCAGAATGCGCGGTTTCACACCCAGCTCGGCCTGGGCGGCCAGCAGCGCTTTCATGCCGGTGTACTTACCATTTTCATCGGCGCCGCCGATGATATTTGACGTGGTTTCGGCTTCGTCTTTCCCTTCCGCCACGCGTACCACGACGGTCACTGGCTTAGCCTGCTCGGCGATCGCCAGCAGCGAAGGCGCCAGCGTGCCTTTTTTACCTGCTTTGCCGCTGGCGGCCAGCACGTCGGCAATCAGCACTGGGGTGTTGAGAGGAAACAGGGTTGTATCGGCATCTTCTGCGGTACAAACCATGCCGACAATGGCCGTAGAGACGGTGGAAATTACGCGGGTGCCTTCGTTGATTTCGAGGACACGCACGCCGTGGTGATAGTCACCCATAGCATTACTCCGTTTGTGGTTGGTGATGACAGAATGCCTGTTGGGAGGCGGTGTCGCATCTCATTCGGGGTGTGGGATAACTGGTACAACAGCAGGAAAAATAAAGAAAAAAAACGCCCCAGGCGGGGCGTTGAGCGGTGTTATTGCGGCGGTTGCGGCCAGTCGATATCAGGGGCCGCTTCGGAATCGATCCGATTAAGCAGCACGCGATAGGTTTTCCAGCGGGCCAGCAGCCGCTTTTCTTCTTCGCTGGCCATGCCCAGATCGGCGGCGTCGTTGAGCGTTTCTATTTGCAATGAACTCTGCTTAATCAGCTCCTTTTTTTTATTGGCGGCTTGCTGTTGCAACTCTTCCTCTGAATATTCCCTGAGCGTGATTTTTTCTCCGTCAAATAGCCAGCGTCCGTTTATATCTGCCCCTTCAGGTAGACTCTTTATTTCCGCCACGCTCATATTTTCCGGGAAAAATCCGGAAACGTCATAATGACCTTCGGTATTCGGTTTTGCGGTGATTGAACGAATGATCCCGTCCTTGTCATACATCAGTTTTACCGTCTCAGGTCGGAAGCTTTTTTGACATTCATACCAGTCTTCTCCGGTGTCAGATTTCAAAAACAAAACACCGTGCGAGGCGGCCAGCTGTTTCTGCTCTACCGTTTCCGGTTCGGCGAGGGTAAAGTTCTTCATGTTATTCATCATTAAACGCTCCAGACGGTAACCCAATTACCATTAATGTGCTTTTGCAGCGGCCGACGGAAAATCACGTCGATGTATTCATCCACATTGTTGTTTGCTGCACCGGTCAGGACATAACCCGCACTGTCCGAGTAACCGGGGCCTCGCCAGGTAGCGATGCTTTCCACATTACCCAGACGAACATCGCGCACAAAGTTTTGGTTGAGATAGTTGCTTAAATAGCCACCCCAAATGCTGCCGTTGATATTACCGTCATTAAAGTAGGTTGCTTCACCTAACATCAGGCGTGGCCAAGGGCCATTGCTGCGAATATCGCCTTGATGACCAAATTGGAACCAGCCATCAGAGCCGCCAGAGGAAACATGCATTGCGCCAAATGCGCGCTTACCTATCTCCTCATAAAAGTAATGATCAACATACTGATTACCTGCACCTTGTATGCGCAGCCCTTGAGTATTGCGATTACCACTGGTTTCGGTTATTACCCCTTTTTTAGTAATAAAATCTTGGCCATTGATATACAGAGTTCTATCAACGTGGGCGTCTAAACCAACGGTAAGGTTTTCATTGGCCCGAACGTTTTTTGCACCCAGACTTAATTGACCCTGGCTATCATTAATGATGCGAACATCATAATCCGTGTTCGTATTGCCATAATGGAAATCTATATAGGGCGAGGTTCCGAATAATTCGACGCCGCCTTTGGTGGTTAACGATCCTATCACTGTGGCGTAAGGCGTGGTCAATCCCGATTTCGTTTCAATTGAGCCGTTGACCGTCAAGCTGCCTGTAATGGTATCGCCGCTCTGTTTGACGAACTTGCCGTCGGCTTCCGCCTTGCTGTAAGCGCCGACATCCGCCGCCGTTGGTTTAAAACCTGTCGTGTAAATCCGATACCAATTCAACGGCTTATCAGCAGTTGTGGATGTGCCGATGTAACACCATCCGTTGGTTTGTATCGCCAGATAGCCGCTGGAGGGGCCACCGTCGCACGGCAGGTTCAAGACGCCATAGACACCGCCACCAGGGGCGTTTTTCGATGTGCCGTTGACTCGATAGATTTCGCCAAGGTTGCTCAAGGCGTCTTCGCGATGTTTGGGACCATCTCCTAAACCGAACGCACCCACCTCCATCAGATTAGTTTTTTGCGTGCCGACGTTACGGGTGGCGGCGGTGCCCAGTTCCAGGTTGTCGCGCGCAGCGGACTTGTTCGGTACGTCTTTCAGGTTCGCGGCGATTTTCAGCGAGGTGTCGTTGACCGCTTTCACCGCTTTGGGGGTGGCGGCGAGCGTTTCACTGGCGCTGTTGCTGTCGTTGCTCAACTGCGTGAAGCCCTTGGCCAGTAAGGTAGCGTCCGGGTGGTTGCGCGAACGGGCATGTTCGGCGATGGCCGCATTCAGCGTATCGCGCGATACCAGCAGGGCGGTCTTGTCCGCGACGATGGTCGCGTTGGCGTCGCCTTTGACCAGCAGCACCATGCGTACGACCTGGGTGCGGCCGGCGCCTTCGGTCAGCAGGGGCTTGTAAGTATCGGGCGTATTGGCGATCGCCACCAGCACGCCGTTTTTGTCATACAGCCCAAGCTCGCGGATCCACCAGCCGCCGACGTCCTCCGGAATGACCTGTTCGGCGATCACCTGGTTGCTGTTGCCGGCGTCTACCTGCAGTGAATTCAGCGTAGCGCGGCGTTTTTCGTTCACCAGCTTAGTCTGATTTTCACCGGGCTGCGTTGGCGAGCCGCCGCCGTCGCCGATCGCCATATGCGTGATTTCCAGCTTTTGGCCGGTTGCTGTGGCGTTAGCCAGCAGCGCTTTGCCCTGATCGGTGAGCAGGACGCGGTATTTTGCTGTCATGGTGTGGTTCTCTTCTGTTTGCCGGCCGGGTAGGTAAGGCCGTTTTTGTACATCACATACAGACTCAATCCGCGCAGGATTTCGCCTGACCAAAAGCCGAAAAACATGCCGTTATCGGTGCCGGGGCGCGGCGCGGGCGACCAGCCGCCGTCCATCACGTCCCCGGTGCTGAGGTAGTGCCTCTGTAATTCCGTAACGCATTGTTCGATAAAGTGTTCGAGGCCCTCTATTTCGCTGCCGGCCATTTTTGCCATCACTGCGCCGGCCAGCCACAGGCCGCACATGTGGCCGGTAAAGTCCTGCGCATCGGGTTGCGGCAGACCGGTCATCGGGAAATCGGTCGGTGTGACACCGCCGGCGTTATTGGTGAAATCAATCAGCCAGCGCAACCAGTTCTCGACATATTCCACCAGCTTGAGCGGTGGCGTTTTGTTCGCTTGCCGTAATTCGAACCAGGCTCGCGCCGCGCCGAAGAAGGCACGTGGTTGATAGCCAGACCAGGCGGTGCCGTTACCCCAGTGGTACATGGTCCAGCTATCCGCCGGGCCGTAACTCAGATTGTCCCAGCGGTTCCAGATATAGGCCGATGCGCCCGGGCCCAGCACGCCGAACTGCTGTTGGTACCACTGCTGTGACTGCCACAGAAACTCGACCATGTTGTTGAGCATCACCCCGTCGGGATCGGCGGCGGCGTGCACGAAAATGAATGGGTACTGGTAACCTGGATAAGGCATGCCGTGCCAGCCATCGAACTGTTGGCTGTCTACCTGATAGATGTTGGAGAACGGGATCACGCCCGGCGTACAGAACAGGCTGTCGTGGCGGTGATTCAGGAGGGTGCAGTCGCCCAACAGCGCGCTGAACGGATGCTCCGCCTGGAGCGTTATGCGATAGCGGATCGTGTAGCCGTCATCGGCGTTGAACGTCGGCGGAATGTCGTTCAGTACGTAGTAGCTGAACGTGGCATCCGGTACGTTGCCGTCTTGCAGAATGGTGACTTGCTTGACGCGGCTGAAGCGAGGTGCGGCCGGTCTGGGCTCGGCATCCTGATGGTCCGGCTGATAGCCGCTCAGCGCGGCCGACTGCGGAGCGAAAGTCGCGATTTGCCATTTGCCGCCGGTGGCGGGTAGCCTCCAATACCAGCGCCATTTATCATCATCTTCGAGCCGCAGGTTGAAGTTGGCGTCCGCGCGATAGACCAACTGCGTGACGGGGAAATTTTCCTCTGCAGTCAACCAAGCGCCGATCACCATGCCGGCGTCATCATTAGGGAAACGGGCTTGGATCACCGTCGCGCTGCGGCTGTCGTATACCCGCTCCTCAAACTGGCTGACGATCGCGCAACCGCCGTAGTCGGTCACAGCACGAAGATCGGCCAGCAGATAGTCGCTGCCGTCTTCTTTCGTCAGCGCCGCCAGGCTGCTGAGCGCGATATCGTAGATTTTGACCTGGGGCTGGTGCGACTGCGGTAGACCGATGCCCCATTCTGTGGTGTTCGCTGCGTTCTTTTCCAGCGCGATAGACAGCTGTACTTTGCATGAGATCGGCTGGTTCTGGTCGTCAACGCCGCCGAAACAGGTGCGGATTTTTGACTGGCGATTGGCGCGGAACCAAATGGCCTGCTGTTCCAGCGATTGTTGCGACGCTATCTCCTTGCGAATGGTGATCATGCCTTCCGCGTTGCGGCCGTAGCTTACCGGCGCCCCGGAAGGGTATGACCAATCGTAGGCGATGCCGTCGGTGAACGGCGTATTGGCGCTGCGGCTTTGACGGAAGAACTTATCCTGCGCATCAATATCGGTATATTCCATCGCGGTGAATTCAACGCTTTTCCAGGCATTGAAATAGCGCTGCTCGCCGGTGATCTTGTGCAGCAGATAGCAGGCGTCAGCAAACCACAGCTCGGCATCGGCCGCGTTGCCCATGGCGTTGTGGGGTACCGGCACATGCAGCGGGCGGTTATGCTGGATCTGATTGCGTTCAATCATCACGCCGCCGTGTTCGGCCGGTTGCCGATTGGCAAAGTTCAGTTTGTGAGTGCCGCTGAGGGTGATGTCTTTTAACTGCACCGTACCGAATTGTTCTGCGGGCAGTCCTTTAGCCAGGATCTCGCCGTCGGCGTCGATCTGGTAACCCTGCCAATTGATGATCCAGGCTACATCATGGCGTTTGCCGTCGCTGTTCCAGTCGATTTCGCCGGCGGCGTTAACTGCGCGTATCTGGGCGTTGACGGCATCCCATGCCAGCGCACCGTCAAAGGCGAAAGTGGCGATGTCGAGATATTCACCCCAGTAGGGTGCGCCGTGAGGGATCAGCGTACGGCCCTGGTTGAAGGTCAGTGGAATGCCTTTGAAGCCGCTGTGCGTCGGATCCTGCGTATCGACGGGCCAATTGGCGGGCACCGGCTCTTTGGCATTGACGATCCAGTTGGCGATCCAGCGCTGGGGGCTGTCAGGGATCGGCGCACCGTCGTAAAAGTAGGCCACATAGGCGTCAAAACAGGCGATGGCCTGATCCAAATACTTCTGTTCTCCAGTCGCCAGATACGCATGGGCATAGCCGAGGATCTGCAAAGACTGGCCTTCGGTGGTGGCGTCATTCGGCAACCCCGCCATGCGTGATAGCTCGCGTTCATGGCGCGAGTCGGCCAAGACATGTTCGCTGTTGAGCACGAAGTGTTGCTGCGTCGAGTCCTGCGTGGTGCCGGTGTTACGCTGCAAGAATTGGTAATGCCCCGCCAGCATTTGCCGGGCGAGATCGGTATAGTCGGGGTACACGGTGGTGAGCTCACCGTCGTAATGGCCGCCGGCGATGTTCATCGTGCCGGCGGCTTCAAGATTCAGCGCCAGGCCCGTCAGATGGCGGCTGACCGGTTTGGCGTCGGCGATCATCCGTTCCATTTCCAGATACATCTCTTCGGTGATGCCATTCTCCAGCACGCCGATATCCAACGAGAAGGTACCGGGTTCACCGTTGGTTTCCCACCACTCACGCAGCTTGATCAGATAACCCAACGGCTCTACCACGCGGCGAATGGCGCCAATGGTGCCCTTATGGCGGTGGACGAAGAAAGCGGCGGCTACGACGCTGCGTTTGGCGTCTTCCGTCCAGGTTTCATCCCAATGATCGACCGAGAAGGCCCAGGCCAGGTACGGCAACAGGTTGACCGGACAGGTGGCCGGATCCCACAAGTCGCGCAGCGGCACCGGCATCGCGGCCAGCTCGGCACAGGCGGCAGCGGCCGCGACCTCCAGTGGGGAAGAGCCGACTGGCAGCAGACGGTTACTCATCGGAACCTCCCACCGTCAGACGATAGGAGGCGCA
It includes:
- a CDS encoding contractile injection system protein, VgrG/Pvc8 family, which translates into the protein MITETYQPVGAKLAPDFILTLSEKDVTENIRDRLISLKMEDFSGFKADTLSLTLDDGDGQLRMPERGAILELFLGWQGSALIGQGKFVVDTVIHSGTPDTLQITARSADFRSSMTQLRSLSYHEKTVGDIVQQIADRNNLPAPSLAAEIAAISIPHIDQTNESDLQFLTRLAILNGAQASIKYQRILFLTPGMGRTANGDPIPMMTLTRNDGDRHTFQLADAKAYSGVSAVWLNTDKPEEAQKKVSLHRQPLAPRSGEARHPAAKPGTPVAKQENASSYMAGQPDQVYHIPKVFRDKVSAMRAAEAVFKRIQKGVARFTINLAVGRPDLFPERPIQVRGFKNVIDDQRWVIDKVTHNLSAAGYTCSLDLEISLVDLAYQSTES
- a CDS encoding phage tail protein — translated: MMLTLGLFVFMLRTVPYQTMNRQMDYRWPENNRVGQRATSQFLGVDTETITLSGQLLPELTGGRLSLLTLQTMAEQGRAWPLIEGSGTIYGMFVIQKISQTSTHFFPDGQPRQINFDITLKRVDESLHAMFGDLRQQATDLLDKAQKATGISL
- a CDS encoding phage tail tape measure protein — translated: MSDTGSKAALKDADNTVRKYRQQLKIERKNQSQLAELLKVKTAQTDALRELDDIRNIRASLPAFLSSPEDIATAQQANLNYVVQSARKALASRSQQRLEQQLQSREVDITDLPLAQRTFQKKSDVTQSLLTHQRDQRQGLRQKRREEVLSDYQRRQEKIGKFRDFSAQSADTAGEIFGAGKTLFTPGMKFEQQMSGVQAQLGLNNGDPYLAGLRRQATGMTTEGQSPQEVVQAQTALASSGYNAQEVLAAAPAALSLATASGSSIEDAVKALTGIQSTFQLPVAQAGNIADVLAKAGASYQLSLSELETQLRSAAPAAKRDGLSLEQAAAQLAPSGRSLGKVDGAAQLLVTVKGDNLDGDVKKLFTSWDSLRIGLFDGQTAALRQLTQTATGWLTALDQWTQANPALANTLMTVGTAITALVGGLSSIGVFIAPALSAVNMLMAGAGLLGTVFTSVGGMIAGAFAALSLPIAAVVAAIIGGAALVYKYWEPISAFMGGVASGFVAAIAPIVESFTPMLSLFEGVIGLVKAGFNALLELLTPIEMTQEGLNSAAGYGKAFGEILTTVLTAPIAMFAKLSGSVIRLLKAFGLLSANPPDLDDEQIKTVQNDLAAGALKEGAAVQNYQPAMAPGAISTANNRNITNHMTINTTPGMDRQEVEQIINHVNRQNQLDSDNAVYSNYRFA
- a CDS encoding GpE family phage tail protein, which translates into the protein MADIAVIFHWPPSEMNGMTLAELIGWRHRALQRSGVNTDE
- a CDS encoding phage tail assembly protein — encoded protein: MELNASPENTIILNTPIKRGESEITSVQVTKPNAGSLRGIGLAALANADVDALITILPRVTYPNLTKEECARLELPDLIALAGQVIGFLSPTSAE
- a CDS encoding phage major tail tube protein — encoded protein: MALPKKLKYLNLFNDGFNYMGVVSSMTLPKLTRKLEKFRGGGMSGAASVDFGLDDDALVVEWTMGGIDELVLKQWGRIDAVPLRFTGSFQRDDTGDVSALEVVMRGRHKEIDSGDFKQGEDTETKVSTDCTYFKLSIDGKELIEIDTVNMIEKVDGVDLLAAHRRAIGL
- a CDS encoding phage tail sheath protein, with the protein product MGDYHHGVRVLEINEGTRVISTVSTAIVGMVCTAEDADTTLFPLNTPVLIADVLAASGKAGKKGTLAPSLLAIAEQAKPVTVVVRVAEGKDEAETTSNIIGGADENGKYTGMKALLAAQAELGVKPRILGVPGHDNQEVATALASICQQLRAFGYISAYGCKTVSDAIKYRANFSQRELMLIWPDFINWNTATNSSDIAFATARALGLRAKIDQETGWHKTLSNVGVNGVSGISASVFWDLQTAGTDADLLNEGSVTTLIRKDGFKFWGSRTCSDEPLFQFENYTRTAQVLADTMAEAHLWAVDRPLTPTLIRDMIDGIKAKFRELKSAGLIIDGDCWYDESANDKETLKAGKLFIDYDYTPVPPLEDLTLRQCITDRYLANFATSVNS
- a CDS encoding tail fiber assembly protein; translated protein: MMNNMKNFTLAEPETVEQKQLAASHGVLFLKSDTGEDWYECQKSFRPETVKLMYDKDGIIRSITAKPNTEGHYDVSGFFPENMSVAEIKSLPEGADINGRWLFDGEKITLREYSEEELQQQAANKKKELIKQSSLQIETLNDAADLGMASEEEKRLLARWKTYRVLLNRIDSEAAPDIDWPQPPQ
- a CDS encoding phage tail protein, with product MTAKYRVLLTDQGKALLANATATGQKLEITHMAIGDGGGSPTQPGENQTKLVNEKRRATLNSLQVDAGNSNQVIAEQVIPEDVGGWWIRELGLYDKNGVLVAIANTPDTYKPLLTEGAGRTQVVRMVLLVKGDANATIVADKTALLVSRDTLNAAIAEHARSRNHPDATLLAKGFTQLSNDSNSASETLAATPKAVKAVNDTSLKIAANLKDVPNKSAARDNLELGTAATRNVGTQKTNLMEVGAFGLGDGPKHREDALSNLGEIYRVNGTSKNAPGGGVYGVLNLPCDGGPSSGYLAIQTNGWCYIGTSTTADKPLNWYRIYTTGFKPTAADVGAYSKAEADGKFVKQSGDTITGSLTVNGSIETKSGLTTPYATVIGSLTTKGGVELFGTSPYIDFHYGNTNTDYDVRIINDSQGQLSLGAKNVRANENLTVGLDAHVDRTLYINGQDFITKKGVITETSGNRNTQGLRIQGAGNQYVDHYFYEEIGKRAFGAMHVSSGGSDGWFQFGHQGDIRSNGPWPRLMLGEATYFNDGNINGSIWGGYLSNYLNQNFVRDVRLGNVESIATWRGPGYSDSAGYVLTGAANNNVDEYIDVIFRRPLQKHINGNWVTVWSV